From Oceanipulchritudo coccoides, the proteins below share one genomic window:
- a CDS encoding DNA-3-methyladenine glycosylase I, with product MKRCDWCHGNSLYEEYHDKEWGVPVYDDQKLFEFIILEGAQAGLSWLTILKRRENYRSAFAGFDPEKVASFTERDQERLRSDEGIIRNRLKISSAISNARCFLEICEEHGSFSQYIWKFVDGRPLQNRFSRMSDLPASTPISDTISKEMKRYGFKFFGTTICYAHMQATGMVNDHIVDCPRHRACAKLAGKNPWVND from the coding sequence ATGAAACGGTGTGACTGGTGTCATGGAAACTCCTTGTATGAGGAATATCACGACAAGGAATGGGGCGTACCGGTTTACGATGATCAAAAGCTGTTTGAGTTCATCATTCTCGAGGGTGCGCAAGCCGGCCTGTCATGGCTGACAATCCTGAAGCGCCGGGAGAATTACCGGAGTGCATTTGCAGGGTTTGATCCGGAAAAGGTGGCCAGTTTCACGGAAAGGGACCAGGAACGCCTTCGCTCGGATGAGGGAATCATCAGGAACCGTCTTAAAATTTCGAGTGCTATCAGCAATGCCCGTTGTTTCCTTGAGATTTGCGAGGAACATGGGAGTTTTTCCCAGTATATCTGGAAATTTGTAGATGGAAGACCACTACAAAACAGGTTTAGCCGAATGTCCGATCTACCTGCCTCGACCCCGATCTCGGATACGATCAGCAAGGAAATGAAGCGTTACGGGTTCAAGTTCTTCGGGACTACAATCTGCTACGCTCACATGCAGGCCACCGGTATGGTGAACGACCATATTGTCGATTGTCCACGCCATCGTGCTTGCGCGAAGCTTGCCGGGAAGAATCCCTGGGTAAATGACTAG
- a CDS encoding carboxy terminal-processing peptidase, whose amino-acid sequence MIRAIIPCLILSVLASSLYSGPITIDKRERDQLKKETVYAIDLIQRYHYKQTSFSDIDTEELLKGYMDDLDRSRMFFLQEDVDFTVERFGSSLKSSYLYIGDLYPAFEIFNTYYERISERIAWIQERLQEPFDFESDELYLTDRSEVEWPASVEEADRLWEDRLTHELIMELLEDEPMELAIEKISKRYDRMKKFLDEIEVHNVQETFITSLAQLYDPHSNFFSWDSAQEFDIQISNALVGIGAQLRDVDGYCVIESLIPGGPAEMSGNLHPGDKIIAVAQGEEEPVDVVDMKLRKIVQQIRGETGTEVRLTVIPAHSAKRKIVPLIREKVELTANLATGDLYELPDESGDTRKVGVIELPSFYGEGAFGKDSISTSKDVEQLIGKFKDEGVDGLVLDLRRNGGGRLDEAVKLTGLFISEGPVVMKRTFNGEIEEDWDRNNKVAWDGPLVVLVSRASASASEIVAGALQSLGRAIVVGDESTHGKGTVQAPIDLRSAMQRLPMGHPLEVGTVKITVQQFYLPNGDSTQNRGVLSDIPLPSANMFLFDGEADLDNALSWDQIEPITYQLPERKNADFAIARPDILESVKSISEARQAESEEFAYLKENIAWYKERHDRKSVSLNLEKRRAEKEELESKRDYFDDTRDSLSRELKYVAKSVDLDLTEKKEKAHQAKLASTPLPNGQDRENQFYQKVFYYKSPEDEKIHEIWVEYFDYDAAIKESEAIAAVLSEAYDQSFTTDQMSEILTRFKNTDRASGFDVLDPFRDVLGADLDETAMLEAMPAFFTKMVEVDPDVLLERPKLDVPLRESLRIVRDWAEIQNPIDPAKVILSVASKQDETPAPTENTP is encoded by the coding sequence ATGATACGAGCCATAATTCCTTGCCTGATCCTGAGTGTACTGGCCTCTTCCCTGTATTCCGGCCCAATTACCATCGACAAGCGCGAACGGGATCAGCTCAAAAAGGAAACTGTCTACGCGATCGACCTGATCCAGCGCTACCATTACAAGCAGACCAGCTTCTCGGACATTGATACCGAGGAACTATTGAAAGGCTACATGGACGACCTCGACCGGTCCCGGATGTTTTTCCTTCAGGAGGATGTTGATTTTACGGTCGAGCGGTTTGGCAGCAGCCTGAAATCGTCCTATCTCTACATCGGCGATCTCTACCCGGCTTTTGAAATCTTTAATACATACTACGAGCGAATTTCCGAGCGCATTGCCTGGATTCAGGAGCGTCTGCAAGAACCCTTTGATTTTGAATCGGATGAACTTTACCTGACCGATCGTTCAGAGGTGGAATGGCCAGCCAGCGTCGAGGAAGCCGATCGCTTATGGGAAGACCGGTTGACCCATGAGCTGATCATGGAGCTTCTTGAGGATGAGCCCATGGAACTGGCCATCGAGAAGATTTCCAAGCGGTACGACCGAATGAAAAAGTTCCTTGATGAAATTGAAGTGCACAACGTACAGGAAACTTTCATAACGTCCCTGGCACAATTATACGATCCACACAGCAATTTCTTCTCATGGGATTCTGCCCAGGAATTTGATATCCAGATCAGTAATGCACTGGTCGGCATCGGTGCACAATTGCGGGATGTGGATGGATATTGCGTGATTGAAAGCCTAATCCCCGGCGGTCCAGCTGAAATGAGCGGCAACCTGCACCCGGGCGACAAAATTATTGCCGTTGCGCAAGGAGAAGAGGAACCAGTTGACGTGGTGGACATGAAGCTCCGCAAAATTGTTCAGCAAATCCGGGGCGAAACCGGGACAGAAGTCCGCCTGACGGTTATCCCTGCACATTCAGCTAAGCGGAAAATTGTTCCCCTGATTCGCGAGAAGGTCGAGTTGACGGCAAACCTGGCGACGGGAGACCTGTATGAGCTCCCGGATGAGTCCGGTGATACACGCAAGGTTGGAGTGATTGAGCTGCCTTCTTTCTATGGCGAAGGTGCCTTCGGAAAGGATAGCATCAGCACCTCCAAGGATGTGGAACAATTGATTGGAAAATTTAAAGATGAAGGAGTGGATGGTCTTGTTCTCGATCTTCGAAGAAATGGCGGCGGCCGTCTTGATGAGGCAGTGAAACTCACAGGCCTGTTTATTTCCGAAGGTCCGGTAGTCATGAAGAGAACCTTCAATGGCGAAATTGAGGAAGATTGGGACCGCAATAACAAGGTCGCATGGGACGGACCGCTTGTTGTCCTTGTCTCTCGTGCCAGCGCCTCCGCCAGTGAAATTGTTGCTGGAGCGCTCCAGAGTCTTGGCCGCGCAATTGTTGTCGGTGACGAGTCTACACATGGCAAAGGTACGGTTCAGGCACCGATTGATTTGCGTAGCGCGATGCAACGTCTGCCGATGGGACATCCTCTTGAGGTGGGAACTGTAAAGATCACAGTGCAGCAGTTTTATCTGCCCAACGGTGATTCCACACAAAACCGGGGTGTCCTTTCAGACATTCCCCTGCCCTCCGCCAACATGTTTCTTTTTGACGGTGAGGCAGACCTCGATAACGCACTTTCATGGGACCAGATCGAGCCGATTACTTACCAGCTTCCAGAACGGAAGAATGCCGACTTTGCCATTGCCCGGCCGGATATTCTGGAATCGGTGAAATCCATCTCTGAAGCACGACAGGCAGAATCCGAGGAATTTGCCTACCTGAAGGAAAATATCGCCTGGTACAAGGAACGGCATGACCGGAAAAGTGTCTCCCTTAATCTGGAAAAACGCCGGGCAGAAAAGGAAGAGCTCGAGAGCAAGCGCGACTACTTTGATGATACGCGCGATTCGCTGAGCCGCGAATTAAAGTATGTGGCCAAGAGCGTCGACCTCGACCTCACCGAGAAAAAGGAAAAAGCTCATCAGGCCAAGCTGGCCAGTACGCCTTTACCCAACGGTCAGGACCGCGAAAACCAATTCTACCAGAAGGTCTTCTATTACAAGAGCCCAGAGGATGAGAAAATTCACGAGATCTGGGTTGAATACTTTGATTACGATGCGGCAATCAAGGAAAGCGAAGCCATTGCGGCAGTTTTAAGCGAGGCCTATGACCAATCCTTCACGACGGACCAAATGTCGGAAATTCTCACCCGCTTCAAAAATACCGATCGGGCTTCTGGATTTGATGTGCTCGATCCTTTCCGGGATGTTCTTGGTGCTGATCTGGACGAGACAGCCATGCTGGAAGCCATGCCAGCCTTCTTCACGAAGATGGTCGAAGTGGATCCAGACGTTCTTCTTGAACGACCGAAGCTTGATGTTCCTCTCCGTGAAAGCCTCCGCATTGTCCGGGATTGGGCGGAAATCCAAAACCCGATCGATCCGGCAAAGGTGATCCTCAGTGTTGCCAGCAAGCAGGATGAAACGCCTGCTCCAACTGAAAACACGCCCTAG
- a CDS encoding helicase C-terminal domain-containing protein, translating to MHWDWQNRTLKLSVGELARFSLISAGDELAGKWRAELGSHWHGVLRERAEQTEAGWLFEQSVSGNILQEGWRFELKGRIDQIRPGPGKPVIREIKTVATTLPSEDSILRETYPQHFHQAMLYAFLLGRKSEFPETELVFLDIQSAFTQSVALGDDDFKNLHRHLQAVAAILEERRSHFSRLRRLEVPSPFPAWRPGQPDAREQLAVALDQPLPILFEAPTGFGKTGLVLEQALLSLARGDAERIIVMTGKNTGHSPLLNQLLAFKEEMPDLTIHALRSRKDHELDAEFERSLSRREIMERWSDSGLSAPGLLADGVLDLENVRLLGQRHGIPPWAISRFLLPYADVWIADFNYLFDPRVAQVLEGIPTFSPNKTLLIIDEAHNLPDRAAGSRSYRFNANELGHVLTEVQMAQFPGKLPRILDILQSLVKKQSTCDCLDPPVEADLIGLIREASTALHECHFFENEISPESLDWLFQLSQLQTDWDQPDLPYHTYSPAKGCIELACLDASTQIRQTLGRFRQTILMSATLRPWDSFKKAIGIARDKEARQILGTSPWLEGCFEIMVDARVDTRFRQRDRFLDTTTRTIGESALSGKGCTVAFFPSYQYARKVLERMSYLFSSLRCELQPRDLNLEKQNEFLESALLFNDVLFLVLGSRFSEGIDALGGRVSQAIVVGPALPEVNGLQKAREALATGNSTSRFHAVYLIPGLRKISQALGRLVRSPDQRARVLLHGKRFMEPDYQDLLPEYLQPCEAIVTDEDLDKKWLRG from the coding sequence ATGCATTGGGATTGGCAGAACAGGACCCTTAAACTTTCGGTTGGTGAGCTGGCCCGCTTTTCGCTGATCTCTGCCGGCGACGAGCTGGCGGGTAAATGGCGCGCCGAACTGGGCAGCCATTGGCATGGCGTTTTGCGGGAACGTGCTGAACAGACGGAAGCTGGCTGGCTCTTCGAGCAATCCGTCTCGGGCAACATTCTCCAGGAGGGTTGGCGATTTGAGTTAAAGGGACGTATCGACCAGATCCGCCCAGGACCGGGAAAACCCGTCATCCGGGAGATCAAGACAGTCGCGACAACACTGCCTTCAGAGGACAGCATCCTCAGGGAGACCTATCCCCAGCACTTTCATCAGGCGATGCTCTATGCCTTTCTTTTGGGAAGGAAAAGTGAGTTCCCTGAAACTGAGCTTGTTTTCCTTGATATCCAATCGGCCTTTACCCAGAGCGTTGCCCTTGGTGATGATGACTTCAAAAACCTGCACCGGCATCTCCAGGCAGTCGCGGCGATTCTTGAGGAGCGCCGCAGTCACTTCAGCAGGCTCAGGCGGCTTGAGGTCCCCTCACCCTTTCCAGCATGGCGACCCGGCCAACCGGATGCCCGGGAACAACTGGCAGTCGCCCTGGACCAGCCGCTCCCGATTCTATTTGAAGCCCCGACAGGATTCGGAAAAACGGGACTGGTCCTTGAACAGGCGCTGCTCAGTCTGGCCCGCGGGGATGCCGAGCGGATCATCGTCATGACGGGCAAAAACACCGGCCATTCGCCCCTGCTGAACCAGTTGCTCGCCTTCAAGGAGGAAATGCCGGACCTGACCATCCATGCCTTGCGCAGTCGCAAGGATCACGAGCTGGATGCCGAGTTTGAGCGATCCCTCTCACGGCGGGAAATAATGGAGCGCTGGTCCGACTCGGGTTTGTCCGCGCCCGGCCTCCTCGCAGACGGGGTTCTTGACCTTGAGAACGTGCGCTTGCTGGGCCAGCGGCACGGAATACCACCATGGGCCATTTCCCGGTTCCTTCTTCCCTATGCGGATGTCTGGATTGCCGACTTCAATTATCTCTTTGATCCGCGTGTCGCTCAGGTCCTTGAAGGAATCCCCACTTTTTCGCCCAACAAGACGCTTCTCATCATTGACGAGGCACATAATCTGCCGGACCGGGCGGCCGGAAGCCGTTCCTATCGTTTCAATGCGAATGAGCTCGGGCATGTCCTGACGGAGGTCCAGATGGCACAGTTTCCCGGTAAGTTGCCGCGCATCCTCGATATCCTGCAATCACTGGTCAAGAAGCAGTCAACCTGCGATTGCCTCGACCCGCCCGTGGAGGCCGATCTCATCGGCCTGATCCGTGAAGCTTCCACCGCCCTGCACGAATGCCACTTCTTCGAGAACGAAATTTCCCCGGAAAGCCTTGATTGGCTCTTTCAATTGTCACAGTTGCAGACCGACTGGGATCAGCCAGATCTGCCATACCACACCTATTCCCCGGCAAAGGGATGCATTGAGCTTGCCTGTCTGGATGCCTCCACACAAATCCGGCAAACGCTGGGCCGCTTCCGCCAGACCATTTTAATGTCGGCCACCCTTCGCCCGTGGGATTCATTCAAGAAGGCCATCGGGATCGCCCGAGACAAGGAAGCAAGGCAAATTCTCGGGACCAGTCCCTGGCTGGAAGGTTGCTTTGAAATTATGGTCGATGCACGGGTCGATACCCGCTTTCGCCAGCGCGATAGGTTTCTTGACACGACGACCCGGACCATTGGAGAAAGTGCCCTCTCAGGCAAGGGGTGTACGGTCGCCTTTTTCCCGAGCTATCAATATGCGAGGAAAGTGCTCGAGCGGATGAGCTACCTGTTTTCAAGTCTTCGTTGTGAGCTCCAGCCACGCGACTTGAACCTTGAGAAACAAAACGAGTTCTTGGAATCGGCTCTTCTCTTTAATGATGTCCTATTCCTTGTTTTGGGGAGTCGCTTCAGTGAGGGAATAGACGCCTTGGGGGGACGGGTCAGCCAAGCCATCGTAGTCGGACCAGCCCTGCCTGAGGTCAATGGCCTCCAGAAAGCCAGGGAAGCCCTCGCCACGGGAAATTCCACATCACGCTTTCATGCCGTTTACCTCATCCCGGGACTGAGAAAAATAAGCCAGGCTCTGGGTCGGCTCGTCCGGTCGCCGGATCAGCGTGCTCGCGTGCTCCTCCATGGAAAGCGCTTCATGGAACCGGATTATCAGGACCTGCTACCGGAATATCTGCAGCCATGCGAGGCGATCGTGACAGATGAGGATCTTGATAAGAAGTGGCTTCGCGGTTAA
- a CDS encoding multiheme c-type cytochrome: MKTNRIAPKILLLSGLTLLTTAALLSAEMSPETEECLMCHEMATPGIVGDWQRSRHARFSPMEAMGKDPLERRISAGTVPENMASSTIGCYECHGLNTGDHADAFEHFGYTINLVVSPKDCATCHPDEQHEYNESKKAHAIANLRDNPVYHALETEVIGMKVIDESGVQSLPPSAHTAGESCYACHGTVLTVDGLKTIDTDFGEIEIPNIANWPNQGVGRINPDGSRGACTACHPRHGFSIEVARKPYTCAQCHVEPDVPAWDVWKESKHGNILLSETSHYNWDAVPWKAGEDFNAPSCSVCHNALVTDPSGDEVIANRTHDFGSRLWLRIFGLVTSHPQPAHGLTTTLLNDDGQPMPVTFTGVHAKTGLISPDEMDKRQAMMSAVCRACHSTDWVNGHFEQFDLAVAEIDEMVIKTNGLMQQAWDLGLADPANPFDESLEHQWVKQWLINANAARYASAMNGQDFAAFKYGWWGLSQTVVKFHEQVSKVVQEKE; the protein is encoded by the coding sequence ATGAAAACAAATCGTATTGCCCCCAAAATATTGCTGTTAAGCGGATTGACCCTTCTCACCACCGCGGCGCTCCTTTCCGCGGAAATGAGCCCGGAGACAGAAGAATGCCTCATGTGTCATGAGATGGCCACCCCGGGAATTGTGGGGGATTGGCAGCGGAGCCGGCATGCCCGGTTCTCCCCGATGGAAGCCATGGGAAAAGACCCGCTGGAACGACGTATATCAGCAGGAACCGTCCCCGAGAACATGGCCTCCTCAACAATTGGTTGCTACGAATGTCATGGATTAAACACCGGGGATCATGCCGATGCCTTCGAGCACTTTGGTTACACGATCAATCTGGTGGTCTCCCCAAAAGACTGCGCGACCTGCCATCCCGATGAACAGCATGAGTATAATGAATCGAAGAAGGCACACGCCATTGCCAACCTCCGCGACAACCCCGTTTACCATGCCTTGGAAACCGAAGTCATCGGGATGAAAGTCATTGATGAATCGGGAGTACAAAGCCTTCCGCCATCGGCCCATACCGCCGGTGAAAGCTGCTATGCCTGCCACGGCACAGTCCTGACTGTGGATGGCCTGAAAACAATTGATACCGATTTTGGTGAAATTGAAATTCCGAACATTGCCAACTGGCCTAACCAAGGTGTCGGACGAATTAATCCCGATGGCTCACGCGGGGCCTGCACAGCTTGCCATCCACGACACGGTTTCTCAATTGAGGTGGCGCGCAAGCCCTACACCTGCGCACAATGCCATGTCGAACCCGATGTTCCTGCATGGGATGTCTGGAAGGAAAGCAAGCATGGCAACATCCTCCTGTCCGAGACCAGTCACTACAATTGGGATGCGGTTCCCTGGAAAGCTGGTGAGGATTTCAATGCCCCAAGCTGTTCGGTTTGCCATAACGCACTTGTCACAGATCCCAGCGGGGATGAAGTCATCGCCAACCGGACGCATGACTTTGGTTCGCGGCTCTGGCTGAGGATATTCGGGCTCGTAACCAGTCATCCACAACCCGCACACGGCTTGACAACTACCCTCCTCAATGACGATGGACAGCCAATGCCGGTCACCTTCACAGGTGTTCATGCAAAAACCGGACTCATCTCCCCGGATGAAATGGACAAGCGACAGGCGATGATGAGCGCCGTTTGCAGAGCCTGCCACTCAACAGACTGGGTCAACGGCCACTTCGAGCAATTTGATCTGGCTGTCGCGGAAATCGACGAAATGGTCATAAAGACCAACGGGCTCATGCAACAGGCATGGGATCTCGGATTAGCGGATCCGGCCAATCCATTTGACGAGTCCCTTGAGCACCAGTGGGTCAAGCAGTGGCTGATCAACGCAAACGCGGCGCGCTACGCCTCCGCCATGAACGGGCAGGACTTCGCCGCCTTCAAATACGGCTGGTGGGGCCTCTCGCAGACCGTGGTCAAATTCCACGAACAGGTCTCAAAGGTTGTGCAGGAGAAAGAGTAG
- a CDS encoding nitroreductase family protein, which produces MNTFTAIRERRAIKHYDPDHVMSDEEIHELMELTMQSPTAFNIQHWRLIVVKNPEIRKQIREAAWDQAQVTDASLLVILCANKSAWKDQPEKYWVNAPKPVQDFLVPAIGQYYENREQVQRDECMRSCGIAGQTMMLAAKAMGYDSCPMDGFDFDKVGEIINLPEDHLISFMIAVGKGIQPAWPKPGQLAYDTVVRTDSF; this is translated from the coding sequence ATGAACACATTCACAGCCATTCGCGAACGACGCGCCATCAAGCATTATGACCCGGATCACGTCATGTCAGACGAGGAGATCCACGAACTCATGGAGTTGACCATGCAGTCTCCCACGGCCTTCAATATCCAGCATTGGCGATTGATCGTGGTGAAGAATCCGGAAATCCGGAAGCAGATCCGGGAGGCCGCCTGGGATCAGGCTCAAGTAACAGACGCCTCCCTCCTTGTGATTCTCTGTGCCAATAAGAGTGCTTGGAAAGACCAACCGGAAAAATATTGGGTGAACGCGCCAAAGCCGGTTCAGGACTTCCTCGTTCCGGCAATCGGGCAGTACTATGAAAACCGCGAACAGGTTCAGCGGGACGAATGCATGCGCTCCTGCGGGATTGCCGGCCAGACAATGATGTTGGCGGCAAAGGCTATGGGCTATGATAGCTGTCCGATGGACGGGTTTGATTTTGATAAGGTGGGAGAAATCATAAATCTTCCGGAAGATCACTTGATCAGCTTTATGATCGCTGTTGGAAAGGGTATCCAACCCGCATGGCCCAAGCCGGGCCAGCTGGCCTACGATACTGTAGTCCGTACGGACAGCTTCTAG
- the eda gene encoding bifunctional 4-hydroxy-2-oxoglutarate aldolase/2-dehydro-3-deoxy-phosphogluconate aldolase has product MSLESITKSRLVPVAVIPSLSSALPLAEALMEAGLPHIEVTLRTDCALEAMRAICKEFPEMTIGAGTILDATVLPELVEMGVTFGVSPGLNPEVIEKAQSLDFQMIPGVITPGEVERGLSMGLKLLKFFPAEAAGGVKMLKALAGPYGHTSVQFVPTGGINAANAQPYLDLKITRAIGGSWFVDQKLVADGDFEQIKTLTRAAIKLATPN; this is encoded by the coding sequence ATGAGTTTAGAATCTATTACCAAATCCCGATTAGTCCCTGTTGCGGTCATCCCGAGCCTGTCGAGTGCACTTCCACTGGCGGAGGCTCTGATGGAGGCAGGATTGCCCCATATTGAAGTCACCCTCCGGACGGATTGCGCCCTCGAGGCGATGCGGGCCATTTGCAAGGAGTTTCCCGAAATGACCATCGGCGCCGGAACCATCCTTGATGCAACGGTTCTGCCGGAGCTGGTTGAGATGGGAGTGACCTTCGGTGTATCCCCCGGTCTGAACCCGGAGGTGATCGAGAAGGCACAGTCCCTGGACTTCCAGATGATCCCGGGCGTCATTACTCCCGGCGAAGTCGAACGGGGCCTTTCGATGGGCCTGAAACTCCTCAAATTTTTCCCTGCGGAAGCCGCGGGCGGTGTGAAGATGCTCAAGGCACTGGCAGGTCCCTACGGACACACCAGCGTCCAGTTTGTCCCAACGGGCGGGATCAATGCCGCCAATGCCCAGCCGTATCTGGATCTGAAGATCACCAGAGCAATAGGCGGGAGCTGGTTTGTGGACCAGAAGCTCGTCGCTGACGGGGATTTTGAGCAGATCAAGACTCTGACACGTGCAGCTATTAAGCTAGCCACGCCTAATTAG
- a CDS encoding helix-turn-helix domain-containing protein has product MAENSSVSALSGMFDFSILREIRKREGLTLDEVASRSGLSIAVISRIERNQTSAELETLYKLGRVFGMSATDLLALTESRMAHRKVEDSYQSDGFQFRVVRYANHSCFLGEAKAGARIRKPEIHHDDHETCWVIEGRLRVELPHETVELGAGESLQFDAIQEHSYEAVEDSRLILVHVKKRKRY; this is encoded by the coding sequence ATGGCAGAAAACTCCTCAGTAAGTGCGCTCTCCGGCATGTTCGATTTTTCAATCCTGCGTGAAATTCGCAAGCGGGAAGGATTGACCCTGGATGAAGTGGCCAGTCGGTCTGGTCTGAGCATAGCCGTTATTTCCCGGATCGAACGCAACCAGACCAGCGCGGAGCTGGAGACGCTCTACAAACTGGGGCGAGTTTTTGGGATGAGCGCGACCGACCTTCTTGCCCTGACTGAGTCGAGGATGGCCCACCGGAAGGTGGAAGATAGTTACCAGAGTGATGGCTTTCAATTCAGGGTCGTACGCTATGCAAACCACTCATGTTTCCTTGGCGAGGCAAAGGCTGGAGCCCGGATCCGCAAACCGGAGATTCACCATGACGACCATGAAACCTGCTGGGTCATCGAGGGTCGCCTGCGGGTGGAACTTCCCCACGAGACAGTTGAGCTGGGTGCGGGAGAAAGCCTGCAGTTCGACGCCATTCAGGAACATTCCTACGAGGCCGTTGAGGACAGTCGCTTAATTCTGGTTCACGTGAAAAAGCGCAAAAGATATTAG
- a CDS encoding glycosyl hydrolase, giving the protein MKIKNELTASDLKGKLERFWQVSGKKINRIAEEYNTSKGSPVYTWAGKYTTRGWTEWTQGFQYGSAILQFDATGDESFLELGRKDTVEKMAPHVSHFGVHDHGFNNVSTYGNLLRLMNEGSIPENKWERDFYELALKVSGAVQAKRWATTADGPGYMYSFNGPHSLFVDTIRTCRALVVSDRLGHSLMEDNDKSVSLLGRMIEHARSTAKYSIYYGEGRDAYDEWGRTTHEAIFNRNDGNFRCPNAQQGFSGFTTWTRGLSWAMVGFPEELEFIETVSDEELKPYGGRAEIEAIFLKAAKATCDWFIKNTALDGIPYWDGGAPELYQLGDYTSRKSEPYNDFEPVDSTASAIGAQGLLRLGRYLGTETEEGARYFQAGLTSFETMLEEPYLSLEEDHHGLLLHSIYHRPNGWDYIPEGQKIPCGESSMWGDYHIRELALYVQRLIEEKPYYTFFNCVKGLKK; this is encoded by the coding sequence ATGAAAATTAAGAATGAATTAACGGCATCGGATTTGAAGGGAAAGCTTGAGCGCTTCTGGCAAGTCTCCGGAAAAAAGATTAACCGTATTGCTGAAGAGTATAATACATCAAAGGGATCGCCGGTATATACCTGGGCGGGCAAGTACACAACCCGTGGATGGACTGAATGGACGCAGGGCTTCCAGTACGGAAGCGCAATCCTCCAGTTTGATGCCACAGGTGATGAATCCTTTCTCGAGCTTGGGCGCAAGGACACGGTGGAAAAGATGGCCCCGCATGTAAGCCACTTTGGCGTGCATGATCACGGATTCAATAATGTCAGCACCTACGGGAATCTGCTTCGCCTCATGAACGAGGGAAGTATTCCCGAGAACAAGTGGGAGCGCGATTTCTATGAGCTCGCCTTGAAAGTCTCCGGAGCAGTGCAGGCCAAGCGCTGGGCGACAACCGCAGATGGTCCCGGGTATATGTATTCCTTCAACGGCCCTCACTCCCTGTTTGTGGATACTATCCGTACTTGCCGCGCTCTGGTCGTGAGTGATCGTCTGGGTCATTCCCTGATGGAGGACAACGACAAGTCGGTCAGCCTGCTCGGTCGAATGATTGAGCATGCCCGGTCAACGGCGAAGTATTCGATTTATTACGGCGAGGGTCGCGACGCTTACGACGAATGGGGTCGCACAACCCACGAGGCGATTTTCAACCGCAACGACGGCAACTTCCGCTGTCCCAACGCGCAACAGGGGTTCAGTGGGTTCACCACGTGGACTCGCGGTCTGTCATGGGCCATGGTCGGGTTCCCGGAAGAGCTGGAATTTATCGAGACGGTCAGCGACGAGGAGCTGAAACCATATGGCGGCCGAGCAGAGATCGAGGCAATCTTTCTCAAGGCAGCCAAGGCCACTTGTGACTGGTTTATCAAGAATACGGCTCTGGACGGGATTCCTTATTGGGACGGCGGGGCACCTGAACTGTATCAACTGGGTGACTACACTTCTCGGAAGTCCGAACCATACAATGACTTTGAGCCGGTGGACAGCACAGCCTCGGCGATCGGGGCACAGGGGCTTCTCCGTCTCGGGCGTTATCTGGGCACGGAAACAGAAGAGGGGGCCCGCTATTTCCAAGCCGGATTGACCTCGTTCGAAACGATGCTTGAGGAGCCGTACCTGAGTCTGGAAGAAGACCACCATGGCCTTCTTCTTCACAGTATTTATCATCGTCCAAACGGATGGGATTACATCCCCGAGGGTCAGAAGATCCCCTGTGGTGAATCCAGTATGTGGGGCGATTATCACATTCGAGAGCTGGCGCTGTACGTTCAGAGGTTAATTGAGGAAAAGCCCTACTACACTTTCTTTAACTGTGTGAAAGGATTGAAGAAATGA